From a single bacterium genomic region:
- a CDS encoding 6-bladed beta-propeller, translated as MKRIVFSAVAVLAVAAIPALADYVYEGQWGSRGTGNGRFDRPREVALAPNGNVYVVDTYNNRIQYFNPTGVYLGKWGSLGSGNGYFYYPEGVAVAPNGNVYVADTQRHRIQYFTAGGSFLGKWGTLGTGDGQFDHPIRVAVAPNGNVYVADNQNHRVQYFTSSGSFLGKWGSYGTAWGQFNQPNGLAFLSTGSQVYVTEFSNHRLQYFTSTGSFLGVWGSYGSSDGQFNRPAGVGASPAGRIFVADAFNYRVQYFTASGSFLGKWGTRGPGDGEFDRPLGTAITPTGNRVYVADSYNHRIQYFRESLPAVAPSSVGRIKALFR; from the coding sequence ATGAAACGTATCGTGTTTTCCGCGGTAGCCGTTTTGGCGGTCGCGGCGATTCCGGCGTTAGCCGATTACGTATACGAGGGCCAATGGGGTTCGCGGGGCACCGGTAACGGCCGATTCGACAGGCCTCGCGAAGTGGCTTTGGCGCCCAACGGGAACGTTTACGTAGTCGATACCTACAATAATCGTATCCAATACTTCAACCCTACGGGCGTTTATCTCGGTAAGTGGGGCAGCTTAGGTTCGGGCAATGGTTATTTCTATTATCCCGAGGGCGTGGCCGTAGCTCCCAACGGCAACGTTTACGTCGCCGATACACAAAGACACCGCATACAATATTTCACCGCCGGCGGGTCGTTCCTCGGTAAATGGGGTACGTTAGGGACCGGCGACGGCCAATTCGACCACCCCATACGAGTAGCGGTCGCGCCCAACGGTAACGTTTACGTCGCCGACAACCAAAACCACCGCGTCCAATACTTCACCTCGAGCGGTTCCTTCTTGGGTAAATGGGGTTCGTACGGTACGGCGTGGGGCCAGTTTAATCAGCCCAACGGCCTTGCCTTCCTCTCAACCGGCTCTCAGGTATACGTCACTGAGTTTTCAAACCATCGTCTTCAATACTTTACGTCGACGGGTAGTTTCCTCGGCGTATGGGGGTCGTACGGGAGCAGCGACGGCCAATTCAACAGGCCTGCCGGCGTTGGGGCCTCGCCGGCTGGCCGGATTTTCGTAGCCGATGCCTTTAATTACCGCGTCCAGTATTTTACGGCAAGCGGGTCCTTTCTGGGTAAATGGGGTACGCGGGGACCCGGTGACGGGGAATTCGACCGTCCCCTGGGTACCGCCATTACGCCTACGGGTAATCGGGTATACGTGGCCGATTCTTACAACCACCGCATCCAGTACTTCCGCGAGTCGCTTCCCGCGGTCGCGCCCTCGTCGGTGGGGCGGATCAAGGCGTTGTTCCGGTAG
- a CDS encoding C25 family cysteine peptidase: MKTYAIISIVAFSCGILTGPAAADTVQATLTFSEEDLVFSEITEGATAYEIVKYGDRNVLYNVPSEPQLPLMGYSFSIPFGSTVTAVEITSYTSEPVEGDYYLYPGQLPRITGYGDPVDPSDYEWVFTDPDTYIYALEEPFPENILVDAGAGESRGHLMADFNLFPLQWTPADEELTLYTSVTVRVTYTLPEVPPDAERHEWPDIYDRWSEMVEEQVLNPDDVLGNREPVNYVDVMEWGTETVNGEEIPWVKPAESEYYEYNLPHEVEGYLDPDHEAEPSYPFPFIVITNEKWWYGEGQGDYEEQGDVWGALQDFYEWKMRKGEPLHIVKVDDIVDNWEEGDDKQEKIRNWMKAVVDVYSTENFFLVGDTAAPPGAYKSTWDKWGRYGVVPSRYLYPGYYYIHVSDLYYTCLEGDWEPELVEENNDIVGYWGTEGSRPASFHPTVFVGRVPIGDVDPPGEPGATTQAEIEAGNYCAKLIKYETEPPSGYVNDALLIGADFSDDEGQCIKMKDKYFSSWSKTEIYEDSTKRYPNYPRPHHIYDALADGPGITFFATHGHPLCHYILTHGTGWGPGVYIQEFTVDEGVPITNDMVFAHGLKEVNAGGKYGLHFAHACSTFKYDWRNAESEECLGEEFLCDDYGGGVAYIGNTCPGTIFGCFNLAHDYLFDYLLNKGMYDVGRAVAKARTDYIRTSKRHYDGYVLNLGGDPTMELWTAEPAPLNIDYEWWANGTMKTLQVTVTTTGNQPVPGAKVCLWERWYYLTTTTGTEGRCTFEDLLFGFDDGKLTATKHNYKPAREDNVTIGE; the protein is encoded by the coding sequence ATGAAAACGTACGCGATAATAAGCATCGTAGCATTTTCGTGTGGGATTCTCACCGGGCCCGCGGCGGCGGACACGGTACAGGCGACGTTGACGTTCTCGGAAGAAGACCTCGTATTCTCCGAAATTACCGAGGGCGCAACGGCGTACGAAATCGTTAAATACGGCGATAGGAACGTTTTGTATAACGTACCGAGCGAGCCCCAGCTACCGTTGATGGGTTACAGCTTCAGCATACCTTTCGGCTCGACGGTAACGGCCGTAGAGATAACGTCGTACACCTCGGAACCGGTCGAAGGCGACTATTACCTTTACCCGGGACAATTACCGAGGATAACGGGGTACGGCGACCCGGTGGACCCGTCCGATTATGAGTGGGTATTCACCGACCCGGATACGTATATATACGCCCTGGAGGAACCTTTCCCGGAGAATATACTCGTGGACGCCGGGGCCGGGGAATCGCGCGGGCATTTAATGGCGGACTTTAACCTTTTCCCGTTGCAGTGGACCCCCGCGGACGAGGAGCTGACGCTCTATACCTCGGTAACGGTGCGAGTAACGTATACGCTGCCGGAGGTACCGCCCGACGCCGAGCGCCACGAATGGCCCGACATCTACGACCGGTGGAGCGAGATGGTCGAGGAACAGGTCCTGAACCCGGACGACGTATTAGGTAACCGCGAGCCCGTAAACTACGTAGACGTTATGGAATGGGGCACCGAAACGGTAAACGGCGAGGAAATACCGTGGGTCAAACCCGCGGAGTCGGAATATTACGAGTACAATCTTCCCCACGAGGTGGAAGGTTACCTCGACCCCGACCACGAAGCCGAACCGTCCTACCCCTTCCCGTTCATCGTTATCACGAACGAGAAATGGTGGTACGGCGAGGGACAAGGCGATTATGAGGAACAAGGCGACGTGTGGGGCGCGTTGCAGGATTTCTACGAGTGGAAAATGCGTAAAGGCGAGCCCCTACACATCGTCAAGGTGGACGACATCGTCGATAATTGGGAAGAAGGTGACGATAAACAAGAAAAGATCCGAAACTGGATGAAGGCCGTCGTCGACGTATACAGCACCGAGAATTTCTTCCTCGTCGGCGATACCGCGGCGCCGCCGGGCGCTTACAAAAGTACATGGGATAAATGGGGCCGGTACGGCGTAGTTCCGTCGCGTTACTTATATCCTGGGTATTATTATATCCACGTCTCGGACCTTTACTACACTTGCCTCGAGGGCGATTGGGAACCGGAGTTGGTGGAAGAAAATAACGACATAGTAGGCTATTGGGGGACCGAGGGGTCCCGGCCGGCGTCGTTCCATCCCACCGTCTTCGTAGGCCGGGTACCCATCGGCGACGTCGACCCGCCGGGCGAGCCCGGCGCGACTACACAGGCTGAAATCGAGGCCGGTAACTATTGCGCCAAGCTAATAAAATACGAGACCGAACCTCCCAGCGGGTACGTGAACGACGCGTTGCTCATCGGCGCCGACTTCAGCGACGACGAAGGCCAATGTATAAAAATGAAGGATAAATACTTTTCGTCGTGGTCAAAGACGGAGATATACGAGGATAGCACAAAGAGGTACCCTAACTATCCCAGGCCCCATCACATCTACGACGCGTTGGCGGACGGCCCGGGGATAACCTTTTTCGCCACTCACGGCCACCCTTTGTGTCACTACATTCTCACGCACGGTACGGGTTGGGGCCCCGGCGTGTATATTCAGGAATTTACGGTAGACGAAGGCGTACCGATAACTAACGATATGGTGTTCGCCCACGGGTTAAAGGAAGTAAACGCCGGGGGCAAATACGGCCTTCACTTCGCCCACGCCTGCAGCACGTTCAAGTACGATTGGCGTAACGCGGAGTCCGAGGAGTGCCTGGGCGAGGAGTTCCTGTGCGACGACTACGGCGGGGGCGTCGCTTATATTGGAAACACTTGCCCGGGAACTATATTTGGTTGCTTCAACCTGGCTCACGACTATCTTTTCGACTACCTCCTTAATAAAGGTATGTACGACGTAGGCCGGGCCGTCGCGAAAGCCCGAACGGATTATATAAGAACAAGTAAACGTCATTACGACGGATATGTGCTAAACTTGGGCGGCGACCCGACGATGGAGCTGTGGACCGCGGAGCCGGCGCCGTTAAATATCGACTACGAATGGTGGGCGAACGGTACGATGAAGACCCTTCAGGTTACGGTAACGACCACCGGTAACCAACCGGTACCGGGGGCCAAGGTGTGCCTTTGGGAACGTTGGTACTACCTGACCACTACGACCGGCACCGAAGGTAGGTGCACCTTCGAGGACCTCCTATTCGGCTTCGACGACGGCAAGCTCACCGCGACGAAGCACAACTACAAGCCGGCCCGCGAGGACAACGTTACGATAGGAGAATAA
- a CDS encoding DUF4097 family beta strand repeat-containing protein: MARIIAFSLLTALTFFPAWAAAASETFAWSGGASARKFVLANASGDVNVAVAGDEIVVTATKTAAEASDLDDVTVDVEEKGDAVHVKVKYPRDVRRAKDVRVDFDVTVPAGLGRVDVKVAGGNVTVTGVPEVEASVARGDVEIADAYKAVNVSVADGAVSVRNAALPTEKVKLNTVGGELTLAAVLPAAGAAYDLSTVSGDVSLTLLGGTDNYDIAANTVSGDVTSTLPLKKYGGLVGNSYKGKAGEGNNAIHISVVKGSVDVSTGPE, translated from the coding sequence ATGGCGAGGATTATCGCGTTTTCACTTTTGACGGCGCTGACGTTTTTTCCGGCGTGGGCGGCGGCGGCGAGTGAAACCTTCGCGTGGTCCGGCGGCGCGTCGGCGCGAAAGTTCGTCCTGGCCAACGCGAGCGGCGACGTTAACGTGGCGGTCGCCGGCGACGAGATCGTCGTGACGGCGACGAAGACGGCGGCCGAGGCGAGCGACCTCGACGACGTCACCGTCGACGTTGAGGAGAAGGGCGACGCCGTCCACGTGAAGGTTAAGTATCCCAGAGACGTGCGCCGGGCCAAGGACGTGCGCGTGGATTTCGACGTGACCGTACCGGCCGGCCTCGGCCGCGTTGACGTCAAGGTAGCCGGCGGGAACGTTACCGTGACGGGTGTTCCGGAGGTCGAGGCGTCCGTGGCGAGGGGCGACGTCGAAATCGCCGACGCTTATAAGGCCGTGAACGTGTCCGTGGCCGACGGCGCCGTGAGCGTGAGAAACGCGGCCCTGCCCACCGAAAAGGTCAAACTTAATACGGTGGGCGGGGAATTAACGCTCGCGGCCGTTTTGCCGGCGGCCGGCGCGGCTTACGACCTCTCCACCGTATCGGGCGACGTGTCCTTGACGTTGTTGGGCGGTACCGACAACTATGACATCGCGGCGAATACCGTTTCCGGCGACGTTACGTCGACGCTTCCCCTCAAGAAGTACGGCGGCTTGGTAGGAAATAGTTATAAAGGCAAGGCCGGAGAAGGTAATAACGCCATCCACATAAGCGTAGTAAAAGGCTCGGTCGACGTCTCCACCGGTCCGGAGTAA
- a CDS encoding S8 family serine peptidase, translating to MPYRILLTPRLVRPGRLAAGAAATLLIAAFATPPPANAATVKTSYDVDGAGKSAEYVPGEVVVRFADAVSAAHIDAAVERAGGNVVARSAVTPSRVVLAVPAGEEESYAKRFRALRSVRAAERNYVFHALWKPNDPLYQFQWHFNKPGFIYAEQGWDVERGDPRVIVAVIDTGVAYENHPIPSYEREEVDGSSYVQAPDLAGTSFVAGYDFVHDDEHPNDQNGHGTHVTGTIAQTTNNNLNVAGLGHLCSIMPIQALDNSGGGTSADIADGIDFAREKGAHVVNMSFGGSALTEIIKTACDDAEAAGLVLVAASGNDGADTVLYPAGYDSVIAVGAVDYDGELTWYSNYGIGQELVAPGGDTKVDKSNDGYPDGVLQMTYDQMYEPGLLPGFPEALANVTTFTSYFLQGTSMASPHAAGLAALIIASGYTDNDDVRNKLRGSATDKGLPGYDTQYGYGLINCKGALEPGVPEVDECGNCAQLSLAEIALFFGLFFGAYGLIFVRRKFKA from the coding sequence ATGCCGTACCGTATACTGTTGACGCCGCGACTCGTTAGGCCGGGCCGGCTGGCGGCCGGTGCCGCGGCCACACTTCTAATCGCCGCGTTCGCAACCCCTCCTCCCGCGAACGCCGCGACGGTCAAAACGTCGTACGACGTGGACGGCGCCGGCAAAAGCGCGGAATACGTCCCGGGCGAAGTAGTAGTCCGGTTCGCGGACGCCGTGAGCGCCGCCCACATAGACGCCGCCGTCGAGCGAGCCGGCGGCAACGTCGTCGCGCGCAGCGCCGTCACGCCGTCGCGGGTCGTCCTGGCGGTCCCCGCGGGCGAGGAAGAATCGTACGCCAAGAGGTTTCGAGCGCTGCGTTCGGTCCGCGCGGCGGAGAGAAACTACGTCTTCCACGCGCTCTGGAAGCCCAACGACCCCCTCTACCAATTCCAGTGGCACTTCAACAAGCCGGGATTCATCTACGCCGAGCAGGGTTGGGACGTCGAGCGCGGCGACCCGCGCGTCATCGTGGCCGTCATCGACACCGGCGTGGCCTACGAAAACCATCCCATCCCGTCGTACGAGCGGGAAGAGGTCGACGGCTCGAGCTACGTTCAGGCGCCGGACCTGGCCGGCACGAGCTTCGTCGCCGGCTACGACTTCGTACACGACGACGAACACCCTAACGACCAGAACGGCCACGGCACCCACGTCACCGGGACGATCGCGCAGACGACGAACAACAACCTCAACGTCGCCGGCCTGGGCCACCTCTGCAGCATAATGCCGATACAGGCCCTGGACAACTCGGGGGGCGGGACGTCCGCCGACATTGCGGACGGCATAGACTTCGCCCGGGAGAAGGGCGCCCACGTCGTCAACATGAGCTTCGGCGGGAGCGCCTTGACGGAAATAATCAAAACCGCCTGCGACGACGCCGAGGCCGCGGGCCTGGTCCTCGTCGCGGCCTCCGGCAACGACGGCGCCGACACCGTACTCTACCCCGCGGGTTACGACAGCGTCATCGCGGTGGGCGCCGTCGATTACGACGGCGAGTTGACGTGGTACTCGAACTACGGCATAGGCCAGGAACTGGTAGCGCCGGGGGGCGATACCAAGGTCGATAAAAGCAACGACGGCTACCCCGACGGCGTATTGCAGATGACGTACGACCAGATGTACGAGCCGGGACTGCTGCCGGGCTTCCCGGAGGCGCTGGCCAACGTAACCACCTTCACCAGTTACTTCCTCCAGGGGACCTCGATGGCCTCTCCCCACGCCGCCGGCCTGGCCGCGCTCATCATCGCCAGCGGCTACACCGACAACGACGACGTGCGCAATAAATTGCGCGGGTCCGCCACGGACAAGGGCCTTCCGGGATACGATACCCAGTACGGCTACGGCCTTATCAATTGCAAGGGCGCGCTCGAGCCGGGCGTCCCGGAAGTCGACGAGTGCGGCAACTGCGCGCAGCTCTCGCTGGCCGAGATCGCCCTCTTCTTCGGCCTGTTCTTCGGCGCCTACGGCCTTATATTCGTCAGACGTAAGTTCAAGGCCTAA
- a CDS encoding C13 family peptidase has protein sequence MYRKALPFAAALAIILAAAAIAQEEVAPGDMFLKAERFKLRSDDAYKIVVTEVFKGDIGEREVYNSPGPVRAGTVIEDVMGHKFDAPKVDSWVYFVDDVPGADWGHPAKLVYADAMKGAPSVIDCHFPPKMLPAFGGITKGAAEEIGRIKDYEWWKEIKVPALEKYPFKEPSKNKKYHVLISGGVNAWMNNPRYLNDLKFIYYTLQKRFDGNGDDNVYVIYADGVSVDLDGDGDNDVDYAATEANVVGVLTTLAGKLGKDDILFVYVNNHGGYESGKDCYICLYYAEQITDDRFAALINKIQAGQMKFVFKQCYSGGMVDDLAALSGRNLVVATASKYDESAYGAESPPGFGADGYGEFTYWWTAAVYEGYPPTVFPGTHPTSPDPKTADVNNDNKVSMKEAFDFAKKYDRRPEHPQYYASPAAANEWTLCTKPCGCGEASAAEAAAFFGFFAACYGTILLRRKFKS, from the coding sequence ATGTATAGAAAAGCGCTACCGTTCGCAGCGGCGCTGGCGATTATACTCGCGGCGGCGGCGATCGCCCAGGAGGAAGTCGCGCCGGGGGATATGTTCCTGAAGGCCGAAAGGTTCAAACTCCGCAGCGATGACGCATACAAAATAGTAGTAACCGAGGTCTTCAAGGGAGATATCGGCGAACGGGAAGTTTACAACAGCCCGGGGCCGGTCCGCGCCGGAACCGTAATTGAAGACGTGATGGGCCACAAGTTCGACGCCCCGAAAGTAGACTCCTGGGTATACTTCGTCGACGACGTACCCGGGGCGGACTGGGGCCATCCCGCTAAACTGGTCTACGCGGACGCGATGAAAGGCGCACCCTCGGTAATCGATTGCCATTTCCCTCCCAAGATGCTACCCGCGTTTGGGGGAATCACAAAAGGCGCCGCCGAGGAAATCGGCCGCATTAAGGACTATGAGTGGTGGAAAGAAATCAAGGTCCCGGCCTTAGAAAAGTACCCCTTCAAAGAGCCCTCGAAGAATAAAAAGTATCACGTCCTGATAAGCGGGGGCGTAAACGCTTGGATGAATAACCCTCGCTATCTCAACGACCTCAAGTTCATATACTACACGCTTCAAAAAAGATTCGACGGCAACGGCGACGACAACGTCTACGTTATATATGCCGACGGCGTAAGCGTAGACCTCGACGGGGACGGCGACAACGACGTAGATTACGCCGCGACGGAGGCGAACGTCGTGGGTGTACTAACGACGTTGGCCGGGAAACTCGGTAAGGACGACATACTCTTCGTCTACGTAAACAACCACGGCGGTTACGAAAGCGGCAAAGACTGCTACATATGCCTTTACTACGCCGAGCAAATTACGGACGACCGGTTCGCCGCTTTGATCAATAAAATCCAGGCCGGCCAGATGAAGTTCGTCTTCAAACAATGCTACAGCGGCGGCATGGTCGACGACCTCGCCGCGCTATCGGGCAGAAATTTAGTCGTCGCGACCGCGTCCAAATATGACGAGTCCGCATACGGTGCCGAATCCCCCCCGGGATTTGGCGCGGATGGATACGGCGAATTTACCTATTGGTGGACGGCCGCAGTTTACGAAGGCTATCCGCCGACCGTTTTCCCCGGAACCCATCCGACTTCTCCGGACCCTAAAACCGCCGACGTGAATAATGATAATAAGGTCAGCATGAAAGAGGCGTTCGACTTCGCGAAGAAGTACGACAGGCGCCCGGAACACCCGCAGTACTACGCCTCCCCCGCGGCGGCTAACGAGTGGACCCTATGTACGAAACCTTGCGGATGCGGCGAAGCGTCGGCAGCCGAAGCCGCAGCCTTCTTCGGATTCTTCGCCGCGTGCTACGGAACCATTTTACTACGGCGGAAATTTAAGAGTTAG